The sequence AGGTAGGCGAAGGCCACCCAGGGCCGCTCGAACCTCTCCCGGCCGAGGTGGTCCTTCCCGAAGACCGCGAGCAGCACCGCGTAGACCATCGTCAGTACGCGGTAGCCCGTCAGCGCACGCCACAGCGGCTGCTCGACCGACATCCGTACGACCCGCTCACGCTTGGCCATCTGGCCCCACCCCCCGACGGTCCATGACGCTCCTACGCGCCGGACCGTTCCGTTCCGTTCTCGTCGGCCGCCGCCTGTGCCTGCTTCCGCTCCCGCTTGGCCTCCTCCGCCTTGGCCTTCGCCTCGTCGGCAATCTGGCGCTTGGCGGCGGTGGCGTAGATGTCCACGTACTCCTGGCCGGAGAGCTTCATGATCTCGTACATGACCTCGTCGGTCACCGAGCGCAGGATGAAGCGGTCGCCGTCCATGCCCTGGTAGCGGCTGAAGTCCAGCGGCTTGCCGATCTTGATACCGGGGCGCATCAGCTTGGGCATCACCTGGCCGGGCGGCTGGATCTTCTCGGTGTCGATCATCGCGACCGGGATGACGGGGGCGCCGGTGGCCAGCGCGACGCGGGCCAGGCCGCCGGGCTTGCCGCGGTAGAGGCGGCCGTCGGGCGAGCGGGTGCCCTCGGGGTAGATGCCGAAGAGGCCGCCGCTCTCGACGACCTGGATGCCCGCCTTGATGGCTGCCTCACCGGCGCCACGGGCTCCGGAACGGTCCACGGGGAGCTGGCCGACGCCCTTGAAGAAGGCGGCGGTGAGCTTGCCCTTCACCCCGGGGGCCGTGAAGTACTCGGCCTTGGCGATGAACGTGACCTTGCGGTCCAGGACGGCGGGGAGGAAGAACGAGTCGGAGAAGGAGAGATGGTTGCTCGCGAGGATCGCCGGCCCCCGCTCGGGGATGTTCTCCAGGCCCTCCACCCACGGCCGGAAGGCGAGCTTCAAGGAGCCGCCGATGGAGAACTTCATTGCGCCGTAGATCAACTGCTCTGCCTCCTGTGTGCTGTGGCTCAGACCTTATCCCGGGGCGTACGCGGGGTCCGTATCCCGGGGCGTACGCGGGGTCCGTGACGGCCCTGGTCGGTGTCGGTCCGGTCGCGTACGGTGAAGTCATCCGTCAAGCACTCCCCCCGGTGCGCCCCGCCCCCGCCCCACCTCACGAACAGGAGACCCCGGTGCCGGTCCTCCCTGGAGCCGAGCCGTTCCGCCACGAGGGCGGAGAGGTCGGCGTCCTCCTCTGTCATGGCTTCACCGGCTCGCCGCAGTCCCTGCGCCCCTGGGCCGACTTCCTCGCCGAGCGCGGGCTCACCGTCTCCCTGCCGCTGCTGCCGGGCCACGGCACCCGCTGGGAGGACATGGCGGTCACCGGCTGGCAGGACTGGTACGCGGAGGTGGACCGCGAGCTGCGGGTGCTGCGCGAGAAGTGCGAGCGGGTCTTCGTCTTCGGCCTCTCCATGGGCGGTGCGCTGTCCCTGCG is a genomic window of Streptomyces sp. SID8374 containing:
- a CDS encoding lysophospholipid acyltransferase family protein gives rise to the protein MKFSIGGSLKLAFRPWVEGLENIPERGPAILASNHLSFSDSFFLPAVLDRKVTFIAKAEYFTAPGVKGKLTAAFFKGVGQLPVDRSGARGAGEAAIKAGIQVVESGGLFGIYPEGTRSPDGRLYRGKPGGLARVALATGAPVIPVAMIDTEKIQPPGQVMPKLMRPGIKIGKPLDFSRYQGMDGDRFILRSVTDEVMYEIMKLSGQEYVDIYATAAKRQIADEAKAKAEEAKRERKQAQAAADENGTERSGA